Proteins from a single region of Sneathiella aquimaris:
- a CDS encoding glutathione S-transferase — protein MARLLVMGNKRYSSWSLRGFLALKFAGLEFEEQVVPLFETQTHATIQTLAPGAPPKVPVLVEDGYSIWDSLSIMEFAAENSMGGPLWPIDPHARARARSIVAEMHGGFFALREHVPMNLSKCEAYQPLPENVEQDVQRILSIWEDCLQTYSAEGPYLFGALSLADAAFAPVVARLKSRSVPVSDVCRRYCDAVWQLPAFEEWRTAAEKEVWVIDQ, from the coding sequence ATGGCGCGGCTATTAGTGATGGGTAACAAACGATATTCCTCGTGGTCTTTAAGAGGGTTTTTGGCCCTGAAATTTGCCGGTCTTGAGTTCGAGGAGCAGGTCGTCCCGTTGTTCGAAACACAAACGCATGCCACTATTCAGACTCTGGCGCCGGGTGCCCCACCGAAAGTACCTGTTCTGGTAGAGGATGGGTATAGTATTTGGGATAGCCTTTCTATCATGGAATTTGCGGCGGAAAACAGTATGGGCGGGCCACTTTGGCCAATTGACCCCCATGCGAGAGCAAGGGCCCGTTCAATTGTTGCAGAAATGCATGGTGGTTTTTTTGCTTTGCGTGAGCATGTTCCCATGAACCTTTCGAAATGTGAAGCCTATCAACCATTACCGGAAAATGTCGAACAGGATGTGCAGCGTATCTTGTCGATTTGGGAGGATTGTCTCCAGACGTATTCCGCTGAAGGGCCGTATCTATTTGGGGCGTTATCTTTAGCAGATGCCGCCTTTGCTCCTGTTGTCGCACGCCTTAAAAGCCGATCTGTTCCGGTGTCAGATGTCTGCCGGCGTTATTGCGATGCAGTTTGGCAATTGCCGGCATTTGAAGAGTGGCGTACAGCGGCTGAAAAAGAAGTCTGGGTGATCGATCAATAA
- a CDS encoding LysE family translocator, with product MDPVAFGLFFAAVLVLNLTPGPDMLFSAACGMKGGSRAGLISAAGVASGALVHATFAAVGVTALLARSEFAYDLLRVAGALYLLWVGFKTFQEARKPVRVSTVDTHPSKRHLFFRGFLTNVINPKVGLFFIAFLPQFVDPTTQHLTLTIFLMGCFVGVSGLVVNGAVGVLAGRAGQVMSDRPVLRKCLFYLSGSLFVGLALNLFFMEKA from the coding sequence ATGGATCCAGTTGCTTTTGGTTTGTTTTTTGCAGCCGTTCTGGTTTTAAACTTAACGCCCGGGCCGGATATGCTGTTTTCTGCGGCCTGCGGAATGAAAGGGGGCAGCCGCGCAGGGTTGATCTCTGCGGCAGGGGTTGCCTCTGGTGCGCTGGTTCACGCCACCTTTGCCGCCGTTGGTGTGACAGCCCTTTTGGCACGTTCAGAGTTTGCGTATGATCTGTTGCGAGTGGCAGGAGCCCTATATTTGTTGTGGGTCGGGTTTAAGACTTTTCAGGAAGCCAGAAAGCCGGTCCGTGTCTCGACCGTAGATACCCATCCTTCAAAGCGGCATTTATTTTTTCGTGGATTTCTGACTAATGTCATTAACCCCAAAGTGGGATTGTTCTTTATTGCTTTTCTCCCTCAGTTTGTTGACCCCACCACCCAACATTTGACACTAACCATATTCTTGATGGGCTGTTTTGTTGGCGTAAGTGGTTTGGTCGTCAATGGCGCTGTGGGGGTTTTGGCGGGGCGTGCAGGACAGGTGATGTCTGACCGCCCTGTGTTGAGAAAATGTTTATTTTATTTATCTGGCAGTCTGTTCGTCGGACTGGCCCTGAATTTATTCTTTATGGAGAAAGCGTAA
- a CDS encoding ABC transporter ATP-binding protein — MTQSEIVLRVDQITKRFGNLTANDAISFSLEKGKVLSLLGENGAGKTTLMNIIFGHYAADEGHIEVFGKRLDSSSPAQAIALGVGMVHQHFTLADNLTVLENIILGTEKLWSLRQEKKTARDKLMSLSEEFGLTVDPDASIKSLTVGEKQRVEILKALYRGAKILILDEPTAVLTPQESDQLFVILRDMLARGLSVIFISHKLGEVMNIADDIAVLRHGKLVANFPVSEASREIIAEKMVGEVIPQPVRETLPAGDPLLKIDGVGFDDESGQTQLKSVSLHLRRNQIVGIAGVSGNGQKALSDLICGTLQPGKGTVEMSGEMVHNFHPLHMVEQGVGRVPEDRHVEGVVGDFSVEENLILEQYSNKEFSKKGWLQAGAIRAHAERLIKAFDIRGAAPDTIVRGLSGGNMQKVILARILENNPQIILANQPTRGLDVGAATFVHEQLLKARGRGAGVVLISEDLEELLAISDLVAVMYQGQLSKQMPVEEVTLQQLGLLMSGEGFLSADREDSHAA, encoded by the coding sequence TTGACCCAGTCTGAGATAGTGCTGCGCGTTGATCAAATCACGAAGCGGTTTGGCAATCTGACAGCAAATGATGCCATCAGTTTTTCGTTGGAAAAAGGTAAGGTTTTGTCCCTTCTTGGGGAAAACGGCGCTGGCAAAACGACCTTGATGAATATCATTTTTGGTCACTATGCCGCCGATGAAGGTCATATCGAGGTGTTTGGCAAAAGGCTGGATAGTTCCAGCCCGGCGCAGGCAATTGCATTAGGCGTGGGAATGGTGCACCAGCATTTCACGCTGGCTGATAATCTGACGGTTCTGGAGAATATTATACTGGGAACGGAAAAACTCTGGTCCCTTCGACAGGAAAAGAAAACGGCTCGAGACAAATTGATGTCTCTATCGGAAGAATTTGGTTTAACCGTTGATCCGGACGCTTCCATTAAATCGCTGACCGTTGGCGAAAAACAGCGGGTAGAAATTCTTAAGGCCCTGTATCGGGGCGCTAAAATCCTCATTCTGGATGAGCCTACCGCCGTCCTTACCCCGCAGGAAAGTGACCAGCTTTTTGTTATTCTAAGAGATATGCTGGCGCGCGGACTCTCCGTCATTTTCATTTCTCACAAATTGGGTGAAGTCATGAATATTGCGGATGATATTGCGGTTCTTCGACATGGTAAACTTGTCGCAAACTTTCCGGTTTCTGAGGCTTCTCGCGAAATTATTGCAGAAAAAATGGTGGGTGAGGTTATCCCGCAGCCGGTCCGCGAAACGTTGCCCGCAGGAGACCCGCTGTTGAAAATTGACGGTGTTGGTTTCGATGATGAATCGGGCCAGACCCAGTTGAAATCAGTGTCTCTACATTTACGGAGAAACCAGATCGTCGGAATAGCCGGTGTTTCAGGAAACGGACAAAAAGCCCTATCCGATCTGATTTGCGGTACCCTTCAACCCGGCAAGGGGACCGTCGAGATGAGCGGCGAGATGGTACATAATTTTCATCCATTACACATGGTAGAGCAAGGTGTCGGGCGAGTGCCGGAAGACCGTCATGTCGAAGGCGTTGTTGGGGATTTCTCGGTTGAGGAAAACTTGATCCTTGAACAATATTCCAACAAGGAATTTTCAAAAAAGGGATGGTTGCAGGCCGGCGCAATCCGAGCGCATGCAGAACGGCTTATCAAAGCATTTGATATCCGGGGAGCCGCGCCGGATACAATCGTGAGAGGGCTTTCAGGCGGTAACATGCAGAAAGTCATTCTTGCCCGTATCCTTGAAAATAATCCGCAAATTATTCTGGCCAACCAGCCGACGCGGGGTCTGGATGTGGGGGCTGCAACATTTGTCCATGAACAGTTATTAAAGGCCCGTGGCCGGGGCGCAGGAGTTGTCTTGATTTCTGAAGATTTAGAAGAATTACTGGCCATTTCGGATCTGGTTGCTGTGATGTATCAGGGTCAGCTAAGCAAGCAGATGCCGGTAGAAGAGGTTACCCTGCAACAGTTGGGACTTTTGATGAGCGGCGAAGGGTTTTTGTCTGCCGATAGGGAGGACAGCCATGCTGCTTGA
- a CDS encoding ABC transporter permease → MDFFDMFLNIGFWAATVRMATPLIFGTLGELICERAGVLNLGIEGIMTTGAMVAWMWVYQGGDLWTAVLVAAAFGMLFGYLHSIFSVYMGLSQHVTGIGITLLSTSLSYYSFRMLLPGVTTPPKIEPFQSWAVPFLSDIPVIGEAFFNQSPLTYLAFIMVGVVAYGLYRTPVGLAVRMVGENPMAVEVQGIDVYRVRTAAVMVGSGFMAVGGAFLTISVFDAFYFDMINGRGWICVALVIFASWRPGKALLGAVLFAAFDAIQIRVQQSSASFIPYQFYLMMPYVFSILALIVMSRKAAYPKALLVPFRRGQR, encoded by the coding sequence ATGGATTTCTTTGATATGTTCCTTAATATCGGGTTTTGGGCTGCCACAGTCAGGATGGCCACACCGCTGATTTTCGGAACGCTTGGTGAACTGATTTGCGAACGGGCCGGGGTTCTTAATCTTGGTATTGAAGGCATCATGACAACGGGCGCAATGGTTGCCTGGATGTGGGTGTATCAAGGTGGCGATTTATGGACGGCAGTCCTTGTGGCCGCGGCCTTCGGGATGCTGTTTGGGTATTTACATAGTATCTTTTCGGTATATATGGGGCTTTCCCAGCATGTGACGGGAATTGGCATTACGCTTTTGTCCACTTCCCTGAGTTATTATTCATTCAGAATGTTATTGCCGGGCGTTACAACGCCTCCAAAAATCGAACCTTTCCAGTCTTGGGCCGTCCCGTTCCTGTCGGACATTCCCGTGATCGGGGAAGCCTTTTTCAACCAGTCGCCCTTGACGTATCTTGCCTTCATTATGGTCGGTGTCGTGGCATATGGTCTTTACCGGACACCGGTCGGGCTCGCGGTTCGCATGGTTGGGGAAAACCCGATGGCCGTGGAAGTGCAGGGGATTGATGTCTATCGTGTCAGGACAGCGGCCGTTATGGTCGGCAGCGGGTTTATGGCTGTGGGGGGTGCGTTTTTAACGATTTCGGTTTTTGATGCCTTCTATTTTGATATGATAAATGGGCGGGGCTGGATTTGTGTGGCTCTTGTCATTTTTGCGTCCTGGCGGCCGGGAAAGGCTCTGTTGGGTGCGGTTTTGTTCGCGGCGTTTGATGCGATCCAAATTCGCGTTCAACAATCCAGTGCTTCGTTTATTCCCTACCAGTTTTACCTTATGATGCCGTATGTGTTCAGTATTCTGGCGTTGATTGTAATGTCTCGCAAAGCGGCCTATCCAAAAGCGCTTTTGGTGCCGTTCCGACGTGGTCAAAGATAG
- a CDS encoding LysR family transcriptional regulator, translated as MANINYHHLYYFYVVAREGHLTRAAEHLNVSQSALSSQIRQLEERLGLKLFERRGRALHLTEAGRITLDHSEVIFSTGQELLATLQQTGFSRQPLRVGAISTLSRNFQLSFLKPILGRTDVEIILRTGSSAELMGALSAMQLDLVLTNQEPQADAMTPFIAHRLDEQPVSLIGLQRLCSEEMSLPDRLASSPLLLPTRSSGLRRGIDALINRLGVTPQIAAEIDDMAMMRLMAREGAGIAAIPPIVVKDELEAGTLLEIEQLPGISETFFAISLERRFPNPLIKTLFS; from the coding sequence ATGGCGAATATCAATTACCACCATCTCTATTATTTTTACGTTGTCGCCCGCGAAGGACATCTTACCCGGGCAGCGGAACATCTGAATGTGTCTCAGTCGGCGCTATCCTCGCAGATACGACAGCTTGAAGAGCGCCTTGGCCTGAAGCTTTTTGAACGAAGAGGTCGGGCTCTGCATTTAACAGAGGCTGGCCGGATAACGCTCGATCATTCGGAGGTCATCTTTTCGACAGGGCAGGAATTGCTGGCGACACTGCAACAAACCGGGTTTTCGCGTCAGCCGTTGCGCGTGGGCGCAATATCGACCCTCTCCCGCAACTTTCAATTGTCATTTTTGAAACCGATTTTGGGGCGCACAGATGTTGAAATCATTTTGCGTACAGGGAGTTCCGCCGAGCTTATGGGCGCCTTGAGCGCCATGCAACTTGATCTGGTGCTTACCAATCAGGAACCGCAGGCCGATGCGATGACCCCGTTTATCGCCCATCGACTGGATGAGCAGCCGGTCAGTCTGATCGGATTACAAAGGCTTTGCTCAGAGGAAATGTCACTCCCGGATCGGTTGGCAAGCAGTCCTCTATTACTCCCAACCCGATCCAGTGGGTTGCGGCGAGGGATTGATGCTTTGATCAACCGGTTGGGCGTGACGCCCCAAATAGCTGCAGAAATTGATGATATGGCGATGATGCGACTGATGGCGCGCGAAGGGGCTGGAATTGCGGCCATTCCGCCGATTGTCGTGAAAGACGAATTGGAGGCGGGCACCCTTTTGGAGATTGAGCAGTTGCCCGGTATTTCAGAAACATTTTTCGCGATTTCGCTGGAACGGCGGTTTCCTAATCCACTTATCAAGACGCTTTTTTCCTGA
- a CDS encoding BMP family protein — MTALAVGMMMVLGATVAQADKLKVAGIYTVPVQQKWAGTLHRALVKAEKEGKIDYVFSEKTANTDYVRVMREYAEGGAKLIVGEAFGISREARKVADDYPEVAFLMGDPGDKYGKNFSVFDNYIHEPCYLMGVIAGSMTKTNKIGMIGGYPIGEVNRLFHAFMAGARSVNPDVEFKVSFIGSWYDPPKAKEFAFAQVESGVDVLYAERAGVVDAAREKGILAFGNVNDMNKEENGKDVVVASALWHMENAIDNAIKDVKAGTFTASNYKEWTMMQKGGASLSSFYEFDSKIPAAAKAKVEELTAKIMSGEFVVEINDDEPKSTF; from the coding sequence ATGACGGCCTTGGCCGTCGGCATGATGATGGTACTGGGGGCGACCGTTGCTCAGGCCGATAAATTGAAAGTTGCCGGTATTTACACAGTTCCAGTACAGCAAAAATGGGCTGGCACATTGCATAGAGCGTTGGTCAAAGCGGAAAAAGAAGGGAAAATCGACTATGTTTTCTCTGAAAAAACTGCCAATACAGATTACGTCCGCGTAATGCGCGAATATGCTGAAGGCGGCGCCAAACTGATTGTTGGTGAAGCTTTTGGTATTAGCCGTGAGGCTCGAAAAGTGGCGGATGATTATCCGGAAGTCGCATTTCTAATGGGCGATCCCGGTGACAAATATGGCAAGAATTTTTCGGTTTTTGATAACTATATCCACGAGCCATGCTACCTGATGGGGGTCATCGCAGGTTCGATGACGAAAACCAATAAAATCGGGATGATCGGTGGATATCCGATTGGTGAAGTAAACCGGCTTTTCCACGCCTTCATGGCGGGTGCGCGTTCGGTTAATCCAGATGTCGAGTTCAAAGTATCCTTCATTGGTTCTTGGTACGATCCACCAAAAGCAAAAGAGTTTGCCTTTGCTCAGGTCGAATCTGGTGTTGATGTTTTATATGCAGAACGTGCGGGTGTTGTTGATGCCGCTCGGGAAAAAGGCATTCTGGCATTCGGTAATGTGAACGACATGAATAAAGAAGAAAATGGCAAAGACGTTGTCGTCGCTTCGGCTTTGTGGCACATGGAAAATGCGATTGATAATGCGATCAAAGATGTGAAAGCTGGAACGTTTACAGCGTCCAATTATAAAGAATGGACGATGATGCAGAAAGGCGGCGCCTCTTTGTCCTCTTTCTATGAATTCGACAGCAAAATTCCTGCTGCTGCGAAAGCAAAAGTCGAAGAGCTTACAGCGAAAATCATGTCAGGTGAATTCGTTGTCGAGATCAACGACGACGAACCAAAATCTACATTCTAA
- a CDS encoding ABC transporter permease, translated as MLLEPRTHTPLWMTILAPIAAVFIVLILCGGLILWAGAPLLESYFALFVGAFGSKFAIAETLVRATPLILTGLAAAVAFRAKLWNIGGEGQLYMGALAATYFGTGLITLPAPLMIPFLFVVGAIAGGVLLLIPALLKTRLKVDEVVTTLLLNFVILLLTNYLLFGPWKDPMAMGWPQGAPIVDSGILPNLIAKTRLHGGLIFSVLAAVCIWIVMSKTKWGLEIRAVGLNQDAASFAGIPINKTIIRTALISGGLAACAGVTEVAGTKEYLTLDISPGFGYTGIAVAMLAGLNPLGVIAAALFIAGIYNGADSMSRAMDVSNYIADVITAASLLMVMLAVMLTRMRVRFG; from the coding sequence ATGCTGCTTGAACCGAGAACCCATACGCCCCTTTGGATGACAATCCTTGCCCCAATCGCGGCGGTCTTTATCGTTCTGATCCTGTGCGGCGGGCTTATTCTTTGGGCGGGAGCCCCTTTGCTAGAGTCTTATTTTGCTTTGTTCGTTGGAGCGTTTGGATCGAAATTTGCGATAGCGGAGACACTGGTGCGGGCAACACCTTTGATCCTGACCGGTTTGGCTGCCGCTGTGGCGTTTCGGGCGAAGCTTTGGAACATTGGCGGTGAAGGCCAATTATATATGGGAGCGCTAGCAGCCACTTATTTTGGAACTGGTCTTATTACTCTGCCAGCCCCATTGATGATACCGTTTCTGTTTGTGGTGGGCGCGATCGCAGGAGGGGTCTTGCTGTTGATCCCGGCCTTGCTGAAAACCCGGCTTAAAGTGGATGAGGTTGTTACCACCCTCTTGTTGAATTTCGTGATTTTGCTGCTGACCAACTACCTGCTTTTCGGACCATGGAAAGATCCTATGGCGATGGGCTGGCCTCAAGGGGCACCCATTGTTGATAGCGGAATTCTGCCGAACCTGATCGCGAAGACCCGGCTTCATGGTGGATTGATTTTTTCAGTATTGGCCGCTGTCTGCATCTGGATTGTCATGAGCAAGACCAAATGGGGACTTGAAATACGTGCGGTTGGATTAAATCAGGATGCGGCTAGTTTTGCCGGCATTCCGATAAATAAAACCATTATCCGTACCGCCTTGATATCCGGAGGTCTTGCGGCTTGCGCGGGCGTGACGGAAGTAGCCGGGACAAAAGAATATCTAACGCTCGATATATCGCCAGGCTTTGGCTATACGGGCATAGCTGTTGCCATGCTGGCGGGGCTTAATCCGTTGGGCGTCATTGCCGCGGCCTTGTTTATTGCAGGCATTTACAATGGGGCTGATAGTATGAGCCGGGCAATGGATGTTTCCAATTATATCGCGGATGTCATTACGGCGGCGTCTTTACTAATGGTGATGTTGGCCGTCATGTTGACCCGCATGCGCGTCCGGTTCGGATAA
- a CDS encoding amidohydrolase family protein, giving the protein MLDLIIRNARRAGGSETLVDIGCQNGMIIAIEPNLVAEAQEEYDAGGHLVSAPFVDSHFHMDATLTYGRPRVNQSGTLLEGIALWSEVKPTLDAADIKERAHKLCRWSAANGTLAIRSHVDICDPSLLAVDALLEVVDEVKPYIDLQLVAFPQDGFYRDPQAEELLIRALDKGVHVVGGIPHFERSMQDGSASVTALCKLAADRGLRVDMHCDESDDPLSRHVEMLAQETVRFGLQGRVAGSHLTSMHSMDNYYVSKLIPLMAEADLQVIANPLINITLQGRHDTYPKRRGMTRVKELMAAGLNVACGHDCVMDPWYSLGSHDMLEVASMGLHVGQMTGQDEMRQMFRSVTVNGAQALGLEKYGLDVGCHADLVVLQAKDEIEALRLKPARLRVYRKGKLLASTPEQHTTVYWGVEENKIDFKFT; this is encoded by the coding sequence ATGCTGGATTTAATCATTCGAAATGCCCGACGGGCAGGTGGCTCTGAAACGCTGGTTGATATTGGATGTCAGAACGGCATGATTATTGCGATTGAGCCAAACCTGGTAGCAGAGGCGCAGGAGGAATATGACGCGGGTGGACATCTTGTCTCGGCCCCTTTTGTGGATAGCCACTTTCACATGGACGCGACCCTTACCTATGGCAGACCACGTGTTAATCAATCTGGCACCCTTCTGGAAGGGATTGCACTCTGGAGTGAGGTTAAGCCAACGCTGGACGCGGCTGATATCAAAGAACGGGCGCATAAGCTTTGCCGTTGGTCAGCGGCAAATGGCACCCTTGCCATACGGTCGCACGTCGATATTTGTGACCCGTCCCTTTTGGCGGTGGATGCCTTGTTGGAAGTTGTGGACGAGGTGAAGCCCTATATTGATCTTCAACTGGTGGCCTTTCCGCAAGACGGATTTTATCGAGATCCGCAGGCCGAAGAACTATTAATCCGGGCATTGGATAAAGGGGTTCATGTTGTGGGGGGCATACCGCATTTTGAACGAAGCATGCAAGACGGTAGCGCGTCCGTAACCGCGCTTTGTAAGCTCGCTGCGGATAGAGGCCTGCGTGTGGATATGCATTGCGATGAGAGCGACGACCCGTTGTCTCGCCATGTGGAAATGCTGGCGCAGGAAACGGTGCGATTTGGATTGCAGGGGCGGGTGGCCGGCTCTCATCTGACATCTATGCATTCTATGGATAATTATTATGTCTCCAAGTTAATTCCGTTGATGGCCGAAGCGGATTTGCAGGTGATCGCCAATCCGCTCATCAATATTACCCTACAGGGACGGCATGATACATATCCGAAGCGTCGCGGTATGACCCGGGTGAAGGAATTGATGGCGGCAGGGCTCAACGTTGCATGCGGTCATGATTGCGTGATGGACCCCTGGTACTCTTTGGGTAGTCACGACATGTTGGAGGTCGCTTCAATGGGGCTTCATGTGGGGCAGATGACCGGGCAGGACGAAATGAGACAAATGTTCCGATCTGTCACTGTTAATGGCGCGCAGGCGTTGGGATTGGAAAAGTATGGCCTCGACGTTGGGTGTCATGCCGATTTGGTTGTTCTGCAGGCAAAAGATGAAATTGAAGCACTTCGGTTGAAGCCAGCTAGACTGAGGGTGTACCGAAAAGGAAAATTACTGGCGTCTACACCCGAGCAGCATACGACTGTTTATTGGGGAGTCGAAGAAAACAAGATTGA
- a CDS encoding DUF1737 domain-containing protein — translation MSKNQDKEKPYYRLLTGEDTHAFCVRVSEALEEGYVLYGSPSCTFDPKANRMLVAQAVIKGEQGK, via the coding sequence ATGAGTAAAAACCAGGATAAAGAAAAACCATATTATCGTTTGCTAACAGGTGAAGATACTCATGCTTTTTGTGTGCGTGTCAGTGAAGCGCTGGAAGAGGGATATGTTCTTTATGGCAGTCCTTCCTGCACATTTGATCCAAAAGCAAATCGAATGCTGGTTGCACAGGCCGTGATAAAAGGCGAGCAAGGGAAGTAG